The nucleotide sequence AGAAGAAAATTCAAATATAAGATAGTTTATTTTGGCTTTATTATGTTAGGCCAAACATTTCCATGGATCATTCTTGTCACACCAATGTTTATCCTATTTGCTAAATTAGGATTTTTGAATAGTCATATTGGAATGATTTTCTGTTACGTGGCAGTGAGTTTACCATTTTCTGTTTATCTGCTTGTTGGTTATTTAGAAAGTATTCCTAGAGAATTAGACGAAGCAGCTCTAATGGATGGGTGTCCACCATTTCAAATAATTTGGAAAATAATTTTTCCAATCATGATACCTGGTATCATTGTGACAGCTGCATATTCCTTCTTATTGATGTGGTCGGAGTACCTTTTTGCATTGGCATTTTTGACAAAGACTAAATTTAAGACCATGCCATTGGAACTATATGCCTTCTTTGGTGAACATACTACTGAATGGGGACAAGTTATGGCGGCCTCCGCATTAACTACAATACCCACTCTAATACTTTTTCTCCCACTTCAAAAACTGATTTCAGAAGGGTTAACCGCTGGTTCGGTGAAAAGTTAAAAAAACTGTTTATCAGTCACATTGTTAAGACTTCCTCAATAGCCAAGCGAGAACGGTCATCCATCCTGTCACAAACAATAAACCTCCCAATTCTCTGCCCAATTCAACAGCTTCATTCTTCATAGCGACTACGTTCCAGAATGAACCCCAGTCGAACTGCTCTTCAGTCATCAGAAATTCACGGCCAACTGCTAGACTAGCCAACAAGACCACAGCAGCCCAAACCAAGGGCAACCACCAGGGGAGTTGACGGACTAGTGAGAAGCCAGAAAGTAATGCAGTTAGGGTATAACAAACAATCCAGCGAAACGGATCTGGATCGTTCCACTGAACCAAAGCACTCAAAAGCAGGAGTCCTGTCATTAAGATCGTGACGACTTTCCAGAGGATTGACTTGGTGAGCAAAGTAGCCTTTTAGGTGGTGAAGATAACCCTTGAAACATGAGC is from SAR324 cluster bacterium and encodes:
- a CDS encoding carbohydrate ABC transporter permease, yielding MISEIAILLLASILFILTIYPTVWVFIASFKSKETIFSNEHATYTLDNFRELFESGFGIFIYNSFYICLISVFITIFASVTSAYVFSRRKFKYKIVYFGFIMLGQTFPWIILVTPMFILFAKLGFLNSHIGMIFCYVAVSLPFSVYLLVGYLESIPRELDEAALMDGCPPFQIIWKIIFPIMIPGIIVTAAYSFLLMWSEYLFALAFLTKTKFKTMPLELYAFFGEHTTEWGQVMAASALTTIPTLILFLPLQKLISEGLTAGSVKS
- a CDS encoding transmembrane 220 family protein, producing MLTKSILWKVVTILMTGLLLLSALVQWNDPDPFRWIVCYTLTALLSGFSLVRQLPWWLPLVWAAVVLLASLAVGREFLMTEEQFDWGSFWNVVAMKNEAVELGRELGGLLFVTGWMTVLAWLLRKS